Genomic DNA from Kluyveromyces lactis strain NRRL Y-1140 chromosome C complete sequence:
ATTTGGCACTGGGTACGATCTAAAGAGATCCTTACATTGAATAATCTTCAAATCGTTTATCTTGAATGGAGTATCGTCTGACTGTGCCGGTTTGGAAGTCAGATCATAAGTTCGTCTGAGCACACCGTCCACCAGAGATAAAGCACTGTTCAATGCCAATGGAAGTTCTACGGTCTCAGACGATAGAAGCAAGTCCATGATAATTGCGCTGAATAAATCTCCACTACCTGAGAAATGCGCATTGATCTTTGGTATATTGAAATACCAATATTCCGTAAAATCTGTACAAGCCGAAACAAAACTGTCATCATCCGCAGACGATGGCCAATTGACACTGGTGACAACCAAGTACCGCACTTTGGGATACAGAACATGGAATTTATTCAAGGCGTTCTTAAGCGAATTCAAATCTGCAATAACCGTGCCGGTCAAAACCTCCAATTCAAATTGGTTTGGCGTTGCCAGATACACGGACccatctttcaatatctgcttatatatatctaCCGTATCTTCGGGCACATACAACTTGCCATTATCCCCGAGCACAGGGTCCAAAATCCATTTTAAGCTGGGATCATCGTTACAGAGCTTTACCAAAAGTGCTCCAATCTTCTTAAGCCCCTGTGTATCCGGCAGATAACCCGTTAGTACTGCATCATAATGGATCTTTAATCCTGATAGCAGCCCATCTTGAATGATTCGTTCCAAATCCTCACTACGGGACTTGAACCCAGAAAGAAACCCGTAGGCTGGATGATTACTAAACTGAACCGTATTCAAAGCATCGACATCCCATCCTTTGCATTGTAACGGGAAAGTAGCAGCCTTATTCCCAACATATCCATGAACCACATGTGactgaattgaaagaacttTCTTCCCAGAAACCATGATTTGATACCTTCAAATGTATATACTAAACTTCCAATTCTAGATAATTGCACCTCCTAAAGTCCATATGATCTAACAACAGTAACTCACCCAGCATGACAGATATACTGGAcaatatttttcttcatttcttctttcctgCACCTCTCTCTTCCTCTCTCTTTCAGTTTCTCTTATCTGGTGAGATTCATGTTGGCCCAAGATGACGGATTTACAGATTTTCTGGGCCGCCACAAATAATTCCAGGCGGAGCGAAACTCAGTTTTCTATTTCTTGCAAAGGTTACGTTAAAACTAGAATAATCCAATGTAAgtcaattgaagaacttttgaTTAACATTTGCAGATTTGGATGGtgatattctttgatttaaCAGCTAAATATAGGGCTAAGGCTAGTAAataatttgttcttttgtGTTAAATTTCTGGAACTTGTGAAGCTGTGCGCAGTATGggaaaagaagttgataGCACAATTTATAACATTGGGTATCCTGTTTATGGGGCCAAGTTTCTGGACAATTCCACACTTTTAGTTGCTGGGGGTGGTGGAGAAGGTAATAATGGTATTCCAAATAAGATTTCTGCTTTGAAAGTCGACttccagaagaagaaaattgtgAAACGATTCAGAGAGCTAAGTTTGGACGATAACGATGATTCTCCAACGACTTTGGATTATGCCAATAACGTTATTTTGATAGGTTGTAATGAAGGATCagagaagatcaaatctgGAAAGGGTAACAACCATTTAAGGAAATACGTGTTCCATAATGAAcatttgaagtttgttGCTAGCATTGATTTGGATGGATCAAGTAAGCCAGAAGAGTATACCAAATTGACATATTTATCTCCAGATGCATCTGTAGCGGCCATTGCCTCCTCAAAGGTTCCTACTGTGATTTGTATTGTGAACCCAACAAACTTACGAGAGACTTACGAGGTAGAAACAGGTAACGACGTCAAAGATCTGCATTTTTCTCCAGATGGGAAAGTCTTGAGTTATATTACTGCGTCTACTTTGGAAGTTATGTCTGTCGTTACTGGGAATTTCATCGTTCGTAAGACCGACTTTGATTCtaattggaaaatgtcAAAGATCAGATTTATCGACCAGGACAATGTCATAATCGCTGCCACTTTGGCAAAGGGAACGGGCGTTGTCTTGATAAAAGTTTCCTTGAAAAGCGGTGTTGCAAAAATCGTGAAGTCAAAGATTATTACGAGCAAGTTTAAGGGTGTTACTTCTCTTGATGTCGACCCTTCAGGGAATCTTGTTGCTTTGGCAGGTAACGAAAATTCAGTGGTCATCGTTACGCTCAGAAATTTCCGTATAGTCAAATTTTTTAAACAAGTGCATAACTTTGCCATTACCAGACTTGTATTCTCTCCAGATTCCAAATTACTTGCATCCGTATCTGCTGCAAACACCGTTCACATTTTGAAGGTTGCTCCAAACTTAGCTACGTCACGTTCTTTGATGGAGTCTTTCTTGACATTCCTCACAAACTCGGTTTTGGTTGTAATCAttgcagcagcagcctATTATGTCCACGAGCACAACTTGCACCTCAAGGCATTGGATTTCATGCAAGAGAAGTATAAGAAGTATACGGAGAAAAATGATTCTTCCgattattttgttttacaCGAATATCCACAACAAACTACACTGATCGGCGTTATTAATACTGATTCATCGACCTCTGGCCACTCAGAATCAACCactatttctttccattctGAAAATACTGTAGGTCCAATGGATACTAGCGCTGACGACTTTATTTCATATACAACTGATACTTCTCTTATGGACAGTGGATATACTGTAACTGCTGAAATTTTGGACGATAACATCGTAACGAAAAGTGAACAATATCTTTCCTTGGAATCAACTGAAAAAGTTTCGTTCACTTCTATTATTGATGAGCCTAGCTCAGGAATCATTtatgaaaaaattaatgACGATTCATTGGATCATACGGATGACATAACCACCCATGAAACCGAACCGGAAACAATAGCAGAAGGTCCTTCTGAAATGAaggacgaagaagaatctaaCATCGCAGATGAGCCCTCACTTGAGAAGTCAAATATAGAGGAACCGGTGACGGTCGTAGTTAAACAAGCTAAGACAAGAACCGATTTGGATTTGACTCCTGAAAACATCGACAAAGGTTCCTCTGAATTTTCAATCGAGATTGAAGATATTGTGCCAGAGGAAATCATTATACATGAAAGAACCgacaaagaagaaactgaagttgcaattgaaaaaaCCGAACCATCGATTGACATTCTACCGGAGGAAGCCACTCAACAGGAACAAACCGACCATGAGGAGAATAACATTGGAATAGAAAATAACGTTGAAGTAGCATTAGATATTACAGCTGAGGAAGTTGTTTCACAGGACAAAACTGCGGATGAAGGGCCTGATTTAGAAATCGAAAATGAAGCAGAAATAGCGGCAGACATTATAGCGGAGAAGGTCACTGAGAATAGAActgacgatgaagagaatgatTTTGGAATCGAAAATGAAGCTGAACTGTCAACAGAGCAATCTTCGGAAGAATTAGACACAGAAGCCACTTCTGAAACACTATTGGTTATCACAACCTCTGAAGAGTCTAATGCtattgaacaagatgatgaaaagcAGACAGAAACATCTTCAGAACTACTAATGGTGAGTGATACAACAGAAGCTACATCTTCTGTCGAAGCATCCATCTCATTTAGCGAATTctctgatgatgatattgacaACGTTTCCTCTTTATCCGAATTGATAGAAGAGACATCGAATACAGAAACCGTAGAAACTACATCACTGCTCGTTGAAGATGAGTCCGAGCCATCACTGTACACCAAAGACAATGTAAGCGACACTGCAACAGCAACGGAAATATTGGCATCAAGTGTTGCAGAGGAACTTGAATCTGTTGAGTCAGAAATTGCAAGTGAAGATCATATCTACGTCGCTCATGAAGTCCAATCAGAAGATCATTATCCAGGTACCTCATTACAAGCGGAAGAAGATACCGCTACGCATATCGATCAAATAAAGTCTAACCTTGACGTAGAACTTGTCACATCTACAGTCGTTGTGACAGAAATTGAACTGTCTGTAGCCACTGATAAAACAGAACTCGAAGAATCAGACATTTCATCTGCCGAAAAGGATACAGAAGCTAAATCGAGCTTCTCATCCAGCACTACTATTTCTTCCTCCATTACCAAAACAGCGGATCAGGAAAGCGAATTCATAGTTACTGTTTCCGAAGAATTAACAACATCGGGAAGTTCATAATCGGCGATGGATGATTCAATTGCAGCTGCAGACTTAAACGAGCTTAAGGCTGTCGGTAATATTGAATCAATAGAAGCTTTTGAGTCACCTGTAATCTCTTCGGACATATTGGACACTGAATTAAACCCTACCAACGCTGAAATCGAAGAAAATATTATGGGTGCCCAAAGTGATAGCAATGTCGAGGAAACAAGAGTACAATCAGCCCCATCGCAATCTGGAGGTCGCAATTTAGAGGGAAGAGAAGATATCCTTAATGAATCTCCTGACATCATTCAAGATGAATTATAGATACTATATACTGATATACGataaataatgaaaagttGAGAATATTAGATTCTATTAATTATTCTCTGACGTTTGATCAATCTTTAGTATAGGTTCCGAACTTACTTCTGAGTTCGCATCACTCTTCTGGGAGAGCtcttccttcttcatctttgCAAGTTTATCGGAACGTTGTGCTTCCAATTTTAATGCTTTAAACGTTGACGTGTGATGTCTCATCCAACcttttctatcaaatctATCGCTTTTAAAAAGTTTGATCATGGCACTTATAGCATTAGTACGTTTATTACCCCTGAGAAGGTTAGTTATGCTATTGCTATCAGAAGAATGGTCTGTATTGTGCTTAGCTTCCCAACTGGATAGACGACGTTTAAGTTCATTTTCGTCAACAGGATCAATTGAATCTAAAAAATTACTATTCCATAACATTTCGTAATGCTTGTATCGCGCTACCATTTGCTGTTTGGTGCCATTTGATGGTAGAGCCAAAGAAGCAagcttctgtttcaattgtgTCATAGATAAAGACTGAAAATCCAATCTTGGTAATCTATTTTCCTTTTGCTGCAGCAGCCCAGAATTTAAGTACCTCTCGTTATGGTACGTGatatccttcttttcttttaccTCTAGCAAATGTGAAGACGGCAGGCTAGTCTTCTCTTCTAGTGGTTGATGCGAAGATTCCATCGAAGGGGAGGGTGTACGTTCATCCAAAATCTCAAAAGAATCCGATCTCTCCAAACTACTACCTTTGTTCAAACACTCATCAATATGCGAACCTTCTAATTCTGAAAGCGGCAGGTGCTTGGAGCATATAGGACATTGTGccttcttctcttgccGCTGTGGATGATccgttttctttttcattaaCAACGTTGTTATACCATCatgttttctctttttagTACTTACTGAAGATAAAGATGGGCTATCTGGAGTACCCCTCTTTGTACCTACAGATGTATCTGCCTCGTCAgatattattatttcattatctttttcctcttcctGAGATGATATTGTCAAGTGTTTCTGCAAAGAACCTCGCAGTTTCACGTaacttgaacaaatctCTTGTACTAGAAACTCTTTTTGTAGCATAGACTCAGTGAGGTCACTGAGACATAATGGGCATTTGCTCTCTTTCTGAAGGTACTTTCTTATGCAAATGGAACAGAAACTATGACCGCATGGCGTCAAGACCGATGCCTTTAAAAAATCTTTGCAGATATGACATCGAAGAAGTGAATCGAGGTCAGTAAGTTGCGGAACACTCGTGTGAAGAAAATCACGAGGATTCGATATAGTTTCAGGTACACTTAGCTTCATGACAGTTCTGGTTGATTCCTCTGCACTCCAGCATTTAATGTTTGATACTTTTCAGAAGGTAACTCGGATTATCTGCTTTTAGCTTCTTTTTATCGTATTTTAGTAATTTACAAAGTATGGCATAATATTGAAGCACTATTCAGAGCTAATTAAACAACGATGAAACGAAGTCAGATCAAATAACAAAGCCATATGGTCTATCAGGATAATATCCTTTGATTGTAAATATCGGTTAGAAGGAAATGTAAGAATTAAATATGATTGATATAATGATACATACATTAGCAATAACTATTGCAAATAAAAATACTTTAAAAAGGACACCAATGAATAAAAGAAAGGCGCGTACACTACAATAATTGAACGCAGGAATGAaataaattgaaagaaataaaggAGACAAATAACTCAGCCATATAAAGAAACCCAAGCGTCAGGCAGATTgtgaagaaaaacaaaaaatatGGTCATCGAGATAACGACAGACTCtatatgaaaaagaaagcaaaCATTAGTTCATCCCATCAAAAGGAGGGTCCAAATCGTTTTTTGTTACCTCTTCTCGATAGCTATCTACTTCATCATTGCTGTTACAATGAGCAATCGCCCTTTTCCACACTGAACAAACATCAACACCAAAAAGAATGTTTGATGAATATTTGGAGTGATCAATTAATCCTGATTGACTGGATTCCTTGGGAGAAGTTTGATCTCTGAGACTCAACTTTCGGGGAGAATCAatacatttcttttctgtgTCATACTGTATCATACAATCATCTATAGATTGATTGATTACGTTTCTGAAAAACACTGGTGATGACGCATAATAATCTTCAAATAGACGAGACGGGCTTTGCCAAGTTCTGGTAGACGCCGGTGGGTTCAGACcatctttattgaaatctttaggtgttgaaaaaatattgaatttcAGAGGAGTGACAGAGCTTTCCCTAATAGGTGTCTTTGAATTTTGCTGGTTAACTGATGGCAGCTGCAGCTTGTTCATCGGAGATACGGGTTCAAATGATGTGTTGAAAGAACACGaatattttttgaatttagGAGAAGAGACGGCAGCAACCATTAAATCATCATATTCATGGTTATGTGCACTGACAGAGCGATGGTTAAATTTCAACGGGCCCACCAGATGACTAGAGTCTTGTCTTTTGaccatattttcatcttcgtAATACAGGAAGTCTTTATCCGTAGCCGGAAACTGATGGCTTCCATGACCAGCAGCTTCGGCGTGATCACCTAATCGTGGCGATGAAGGTATATTGGTTATTGAAGTTGATTCTTCGTCACCGTCACTGCTTTGATCCAAGGAAGTATCACCCGCGTCACCAATATCACTCGATTTGTCATCCATGGtagaaattgaaaatgacttatttttccttttcgaCTTATTGTACGAGGCAATTGATGATCCATTAAAACTGGACGTGGTACTGCCAGCTTCATAACCATCATCCAAATTCACACTCTTGAATCTTTGTAGCTTTACCTTAAAATCATCAATGGAAAAactttcatcatttttgaagaacttggaTTCATACCCAGGTTTAATTTCCCAGAAATGTCCCTTCCCGTCCAAAGATTTACCACCTTTAACAAACGCTTCGTTCAAAGACAAGTTGTGCCTAATAGAATTCTGCCAACCAGCATCTTCTCGCTTATAATAGGGGAAATGAGAGGATATCCAATAATATATTTGGGAAAGTGTTAGCTTACCGGTATCTGATTGCAATATCGAAAGAACAATCATCATTGCATAAGAATAAGGCGGTTTCTTATTTGGATCTTGCAAGACAACAACGCGCGAATCATCAGATaaatgttccaaaaactCTTCTACCGTATTGACTCCACTAGAGCGACCTTGATCACTTTTCATTCTCTTGGCGCGCTGCGGTTTAATTGGTGAAGACAACTCTGGTGACAATGGGTTGATTTTCCTCATTTTGTAGTTAGGCGTCCTCGATTCTGATATACTAGACCGATGAGTGAATGAATGTGGAGGGGTCAATGCACCCTGGTCCAATTCATACTGCTCTGCATCTTTCTCATTCCACACCGCTGCTGCTTCCGAATGCAGCTTTTTCCTGTTTAATGCTACATCCTTCAAAGGTTGCCTTTGAGTCTCCGTTCTACTCATATTTCCAGAACTGTTTATAACAAAGTCGCGTAAATGAAAttaattttatcttttcttctttgacGCTTCTTATTAGTCTGATTAATTTCGTTGACTTCAGGATTGAAACTCTTTCTATTGTCGGCCGCTCCTTCTGTTATAATTCTATCATAAACTAGAGTCGGTCTCTAGTAAATAATGTTACTCACGTTATTTCCTTGGTCTTGCTGTGCTTCAATCGTTGTGCATATAAATAAAGCAGACAGACACGCGCACACTAAAAGCTGAACCTCTTTTACTTTCACGTTCGCGTGAaatataatgaaatattatgaaatattatatcaCGGGGATGTCTTTaagccaaagaaaaaaaaaaaggtcCAAATTGTATCAATTTTTTATAGCCTTTCCCTCTATTGCAACAATAATCTCAGGCACGAACTCTACCCGCAACCCAACTAGATTTATAAAACTCCAGTGTGAATATCTGCTCAAATTCGACCTCCTTTTTATTCTGTCCAAGGACTCCCTGTTCTTATGAATGGTTTAAAGTTCAATTTTCAGGGagatactttttttttcgttgCAGTCGCCAAAAAAACTTCCCAAAAAAGAAGACGCGAAAAAATTTGGGCCAATAATCCCCAAAAAGTAACGTGATGGACGCGACGCGAGAAGTGAaatgcaaaaaaaagatacaTCGACCTCAGGTGAGATGAGATGTGATGAGATCAGAATAGTAAGCAGTTAGCGATAAGTGGCCGAAATAACGTAGAAAGGGCTAGTTTCCACAGGTGTGACAGACGTTTCGCGTAAGAGAAGTTCGGGATTGCAGTTTTCTATTATAAACTTTTTTTCGTTCGGTACTTTTCAAAAGCAGGAATAGGACAGCCATTGTTGTATATTCAAGTGTGCGTACATGCAGGAATTTTGGCCAATACCGAGACGGAACGGAAAGTAAAGTTGAAGTATGGTCTTTATCGACTTTTGCCTTTTTTAACTTTGTTGTTTTGGACTTCAATCACTGCTAGCACATCCGGAACAACCACAGTGAATACATTGTTTGAAGGTTACCggttcttttttcttggcCGCGTTGGCTTCGAGGGTAGCTCTTGGTACTCTACATATGCAAGTTTTGCCGTTTGTTGTTTCATTTGACTGTATGCATTGTAAACAGCATAGTTTTTCGTACcccttcttcttccatttgGCTATCAATTGTTTATCGGCGTATTTTTCACGTAGTAGCCACTCGTAAAGCTCTCTAGATATGGCTTTGCGCTTGTAGAACAAATTGTAGACGTATCTGCTTCGTTCGTGGTGGATTTGGAACACTTGCCACGTAGATTCTGTGTTCTTTGTAGAGAGTTTCGAACCCTTTTCGCTTTCCGCTTCCTTCAATTGGATAGCAAATTCGTTTAGAGTGGGAGAAATTTTGTCGAACCCTTCGGGGGCCTTTTTGGTCGCATGAGTTCTGATTCTAGGCATGCTTGGATATTACTTGCGGATGATAGCCGGTCAACCGTGTAATTCACGATAGTTACCAAGCTTATCTCTGCAATATGTCTTTTCAAACTTCTATGGCTAGTTAAATTTTCACAATTGTTCTGTTAAAAGGTAAAGAGTGTTTAGAACGTGACGAGAATGGGCTGCAGAAATGAACTGCATAAAAGCTATCAGCAAGCATGGGTATATTAGTATCCACGAGACGTGTAGAGCCCGAACAGTACACCACTGATGGTTTCGGAATCGATTTAAACGTTGCCAATCCGCTAAGTAAAGCGTTtcacttttgttttttcttttttttcgaACATGTtttataaaaaaaataacgACACCAGCAGGATTTGAACCAGCGCGGGCAGAGCCCAAGAGATCCCTCAAATTAGTTCGAGTCTCTCGCCTTAACCACTCGGCCATAGTGCCGTAAAACAACATTTTCTGTTACTAGGTATATTGATATCTTCGGGGAGTTAGTTCAGATTTGTACACTCTATTCATGCGCTGTTGCGGATTACTGTGTTACTGAGAGTGGAAGTATGAAGGTCACCATTCCAAAGAAGTacataaaacaaaaaatataaaaactATCACCGTTTTTAATATTAAGGCGGTTTCCATATGTTAAATTAATTATTAAGTAAGTGCGCAATATATCTATATAATTAGATGTGCAACATGTCATAAATCATAGCGGCTTTTGTTATTAAATTCAGAGGTAATAAACactttatcatcatcatctgagAATTTGCATTTTAATTTCCGTATAGGGTTCGACGTATTGGTCGGTCTAAAATGTaattatttttattttaagTTTGCTGCTGGGTATAAGTAAAACCCAGTTAAAAAATTGCGTATAAAACTTTAGCAATTGTCATCCTTGAAAACATGAATTGGGTAGAGTTATTGAGTATTCTAAATTTACCTGTTGTTCATGCGATTCTTCAACCAATCTTTCCACATGAAAATGGCCATTTCCCAAGCCATAAAAATAGTGACAAATCCAACACTTAAGTTGAACGTGAACATTGGGGTAAATCCTCTGTATTCCATCGCTTCAACGATTTGATCTGTAGATTCCATAAATACCAAACCACCACAAATGAGACAGAACGATGTGATCAATTCAGTAAATGGTCTTGATGGATTCAGATTTTGGTTTGGAACTAACATCAATAAGATAAAAGTAAAAATTCTGAAGAATGAACCATAAGACAATAAGTAACCCCATTGGACATGAATGTTGGTAGATGTAGCAGAGGCTTGTTCGTGTTGAGACATTAAGATACCCGTCCAAAAGATTGTAAATGCTGGGAAAGGATTTGGAGAATAACCTGGGAAACCAGAATGGATAACATTTGGCTGAATGTTAGTATGTTTTAATACGTGGTTGAATCTCCAGTCACTTAGTTTTATTTCTGCCAAAAGACCACAAAAGCCACAACCAATAAACATGAATGCAATAGAAACATGTTGCAAGTCTTTAGCTGCCCATTCTCCACCTGGATTTGACAAATGCTCCAAAAATACGTTTGTACAGCCGTAAAATGcaatcaagaaagattcaaaaaattcCATTGTGATGCCGCCTTGGGGCGCAATTTTGAACCATAATGAATTGGAATCTATTTGGttcttgaaaataataatctTGTTCCATGCCCAACCATTGTTGACACCAAAACCACAGTAACGAGCTAAAGACAAAATACCCAAGGACACAAAGACACCACCTTTAATCCAATGTGCtaacaaattgaaaactcTATTTCCTTCACCCAACAAGTTACCTACTGCGAGACCAGTTGGGatataaacaaaaaagaataataacATTGGGTAATTTGTACAATGGAATAAGAAGGAGAAAACTCTGGAAAAGTTTCTTGCCACTGATTGTAGAGCAGAggatttgaacaatttggCCAAGTAAGTATCTCTTTTGATCGATGATTTACTTTGATGTCTCAACTGGAACCCTTCAGATTCCAATAGCCTTTGTTCCAAATCCAGGTTCTTACTTAAGTCTTCCTCTCCCATATCGAAGGAGTTTGAGTCATCACGATACTTGCCATTTCTTAGATCATCATGATGTTTACCATGAGGGTCGAATAAGGTAGTAGTTGGTGATCCAACAGAATCTCTTGGGTCGTAAGACATTCTTTTATCTTGACGGtgttgttcttcatcatcgtctgAATGTGTGTCGTTATAGTTTTGCAACGGAGTTAAGCTTCCTTCCGCAGTATAGTCGTCGAGTTCGAAACGCAAGTCACGGCTGTAATCGTGGCCTGAGATCCATTTACTCGTTCTTACAACAACAGCACTTACAAAATGAACTATGGTCATCACAAATAAGATGTATGACATCGGACGGTATGCATTCTTTGGGTACCAAGTCTCTGGAAAAGACGAACTGAAAATAGAAAGACTTATCAAAGATGTAAGTAAAACCATATCGTAGATGGAAAGCAGGGGCAAATACCATCCCGAGTCAATATTGTTCAAAGCAATGCAAATTGGGTAAATAAAGACTGCTGCAATGGTCAGTGTAATAACATGAGTCCAAAAAGCGCCTCTGTTTCCCTTATCGGTAGTGAAAAATGTGGTGGAATTGTAACTTTCCCAGTATAGTTTCTCGGCAGGAGTCAACTCTGTTTCCAAAATCGGAAGACCATGCATGTGCATAACCTCATGTGCTACTGGAGTTACTGTAGAGAGATCTGTAGTTGTAGTGATACTAGGATGAACATGGGATTCGACTTCTCCCATGTTCATATTCATATCACGTCTGTCAACCGCCGAAGCGCTTGACACAGTAGCAAAAAAGACTAATAACCAATTTGAGATCTTCATTGTCAGTGTGAGGTATTATGGTTTCCACAAGTCTAGGTATGCTTTTCTTGATGGATCCAGAAAGTGACTATCGGTTATTATACCGGTGATGAGCTTTAAGGGAGAAACGAATATGACTGTTTCTTTTACcctttgtttcttttcttaaAAAATAAGGGCTCTTTATTGCTGATCTTCCACAGTTAAGAGTTTTCAACCTTTTCAAGCTGTTTTTCGATGCTCTTTGAGATATAAACTATAGTGAAGGAAAGAGAGACGGTCAATCGGTGCTTCAGAACAGTTGAAAGTTGTTCTTAAAACCTGGATACAGTTATCACTTTACTTATCTTCAGCAAAGCCCTATCCTGCAGAAAAACTGTATTATGTTTCTTTCTGATTTATCAATTTCCCTTTAAATACAGAGATACCCTTAAAAATTTTCCCCTTCTCAATTAATAAGCCTTAATGTAAGATTTTCGAGTAAAAAAGGGAAGATTTGGATGTAGGTCAAATG
This window encodes:
- the HCM1 gene encoding Hcm1p (weakly similar to uniprot|P25364 Saccharomyces cerevisiae YCR065W HCM1 Forkhead transcription factor involved in cell cycle specific transcription of SPC110 encoding a spindle pole body (SPB) calmodulin binding protein dosage-dependent suppressor of calmodulin mutants with specific defects in SPB assembly), whose amino-acid sequence is MSRTETQRQPLKDVALNRKKLHSEAAAVWNEKDAEQYELDQGALTPPHSFTHRSSISESRTPNYKMRKINPLSPELSSPIKPQRAKRMKSDQGRSSGVNTVEEFLEHLSDDSRVVVLQDPNKKPPYSYAMMIVLSILQSDTGKLTLSQIYYWISSHFPYYKREDAGWQNSIRHNLSLNEAFVKGGKSLDGKGHFWEIKPGYESKFFKNDESFSIDDFKVKLQRFKSVNLDDGYEAGSTTSSFNGSSIASYNKSKRKNKSFSISTMDDKSSDIGDAGDTSLDQSSDGDEESTSITNIPSSPRLGDHAEAAGHGSHQFPATDKDFLYYEDENMVKRQDSSHLVGPLKFNHRSVSAHNHEYDDLMVAAVSSPKFKKYSCSFNTSFEPVSPMNKLQLPSVNQQNSKTPIRESSVTPLKFNIFSTPKDFNKDGLNPPASTRTWQSPSRLFEDYYASSPVFFRNVINQSIDDCMIQYDTEKKCIDSPRKLSLRDQTSPKESSQSGLIDHSKYSSNILFGVDVCSVWKRAIAHCNSNDEVDSYREEVTKNDLDPPFDGMN
- the BUD31 gene encoding U2 snRNP complex subunit BUD31 (highly similar to uniprot|P25337 Saccharomyces cerevisiae YCR063W BUD31 Protein involved in bud-site selection diploid mutants display a random budding pattern instead of the wild-type bipolar pattern) codes for the protein MPRIRTHATKKAPEGFDKISPTLNEFAIQLKEAESEKGSKLSTKNTESTWQVFQIHHERSRYVYNLFYKRKAISRELYEWLLREKYADKQLIAKWKKKGYEKLCCLQCIQSNETTNGKTCICRVPRATLEANAAKKKEPVTFKQCIHCGCSGCASSD
- the TVS1 gene encoding Tvs1p (similar to uniprot|P25639 Saccharomyces cerevisiae YCR061W Protein of unknown function green fluorescent protein (GFP)-fusion protein localizes to the cytoplasm in a punctate pattern) encodes the protein MKISNWLLVFFATVSSASAVDRRDMNMNMGEVESHVHPSITTTTDLSTVTPVAHEVMHMHGLPILETELTPAEKLYWESYNSTTFFTTDKGNRGAFWTHVITLTIAAVFIYPICIALNNIDSGWYLPLLSIYDMVLLTSLISLSIFSSSFPETWYPKNAYRPMSYILFVMTIVHFVSAVVVRTSKWISGHDYSRDLRFELDDYTAEGSLTPLQNYNDTHSDDDEEQHRQDKRMSYDPRDSVGSPTTTLFDPHGKHHDDLRNGKYRDDSNSFDMGEEDLSKNLDLEQRLLESEGFQLRHQSKSSIKRDTYLAKLFKSSALQSVARNFSRVFSFLFHCTNYPMLLFFFVYIPTGLAVGNLLGEGNRVFNLLAHWIKGGVFVSLGILSLARYCGFGVNNGWAWNKIIIFKNQIDSNSLWFKIAPQGGITMEFFESFLIAFYGCTNVFLEHLSNPGGEWAAKDLQHVSIAFMFIGCGFCGLLAEIKLSDWRFNHVLKHTNIQPNVIHSGFPGYSPNPFPAFTIFWTGILMSQHEQASATSTNIHVQWGYLLSYGSFFRIFTFILLMLVPNQNLNPSRPFTELITSFCLICGGLVFMESTDQIVEAMEYRGFTPMFTFNLSVGFVTIFMAWEMAIFMWKDWLKNRMNNR